From a single Cryptococcus deuterogattii R265 chromosome 5, complete sequence genomic region:
- a CDS encoding alpha-glucosidase has protein sequence MVCLISDPDWWRQAVVYQIYPRSFADANGDGIGDLKGITARVPYLKALGVDAVWLNPFYPSALRDGGYDVANYRDVDPKIGTLEEFDEMTAALQKVGIRVMVDIVPNHSSDDHEWFQAALKAGKGSPERERYIFRDGLGPNKDQPPTDWICSFGGSAWSPSGMNDGQWYFHWFDSSQPDWNWEHPDVKADFLKTLKFWGDRGVSGFRIDVAHGLAKDMSEPLPNWEQLKKMTHQKLTNGNSALDHPLLDRKEVHDIYKSWREVFNQFNPPLMAVAEAWVAPDQKPLYASSEGLGQTFSFDILLCNFDAEEYRQCIKSSLEGSKKSNSTTTWVLSNHDVMRHPTRFGLPNVPNANHGTATAAYNKFLQTKLMDPKVDVEQGLRRAKAATLMILALPGSTYLYQGEELGLQEVIEIPDEERQDPIFIRTKGEEIGRDGCRVPIPWDAEEKNFGYGSGKRAHLPQPAWFKDYAVNVEEKDPNSVLSFYRRALGLRKELQTAEELEWVENPNKEVLHFRRPGGWEVIVNIGKDSVDLPKGSILLSSSSNALKGNKVPGETTVWLKSA, from the exons ATGGTCTGCCTTATCTCTG ATCCCGACTGGTGGCGCCAGGCGGTCGTCTACCAGATCTATCCTCGTTCCTTTGCCGATGCCAACGGTGATGGGATTGGAGACCTCAAAGGCATAACTGCCCGTGTGCCTTACTTGAAAGCATTAGGAGTGGATGCCGTTTGGCTGAACCCTTTCTATCCTTCCGCTTTGCGGGACGGCGGTT atgatgtggcCAATTACAGGGATGTCGACCCAAAGATCGGAACGTTGGAAGAGTTTGACGAGATGACTGCTGCTCTCCAAAAGGTCGGGATCCGAGTCATGGTTGATATCGTCCCCAACCATTCAAGCGATGATCATGAATGGTTCCAAGCCGCTTTGAAAGCGGGTAAGGGGTCAccagagagggaaaggtACATTTTCAGAGATG GTCTCGGACCTAACAAAGATCAACCTCCTACCGATTGGATTTGTAGTTTTGGTGGATCTGCTTGGTCCCCTTCCGGAATGAACGACGGTCAGTGGTACTTCCACTGGTTTGACTCCTCTCAACCCGACTGGAACTGGGAGCACCCAGATGTCAAAGCAGATTTCCTGAAGACCTTGAAGTTCTGGGGTGATCGGGGAGTCTCAGGCTTCCGAATTGACGTGGCGCACGGCCTTGCTAAAGATATGAGCGAGCCCTTGCCTAACTGGGAGCAGTTGAAGAAAATGACCCATCAAAAGCTCACCAATGGCAACTCCGCCTTGGatcatccccttctcgACAGGAAGGAGGTGCACGATATCTACAAGTCTTGGAGGGAAGTCTTCAACCAGTTCAATCCCCCTCTCAT GGCGGTCGCTGAAGCTTGGGTTGCTCCAGACCAAAAGCCCCTCTACGCTTCTTCTGAGGGTCTCGGCCAGACCTTCTCTTTCGACATTCTTTTGTGCAACTTTGATGCTGAGGAGTACCGTCAATGCATTAAAAGTTCATTggaaggaagcaagaagtCCAACTCCACTACAACCTGGGTACTCTCCAATCATGAC GTCATGCGACATCCCACCCGATTCGGTCTGCCCAATGTTCCGAATGCGAACCATGGAACGGCTACGGCTGCCTATAACAAGTTCCTTCAAACCAAATTGATGGATCCCAAGGTTGATGTTGAGCAAGGGTTGAGGAGAGCCAAGGCGGCTACTCTCATGATCCTTGCCTTGCCGGGATCCACATACCTATATCA GGGTGAAGAACTTGGCTTGCAAGAAGTCATCGAAATTCCAGACGAGGAACGACAAGACCCTATATTCATCCGAAcaaagggagaagaaatcgGTCGTGATGGCTGTCGAGTTCCTATTCCTTGGGAtgcggaagagaagaactTTGGTTACGGTTCTGGCAAACGTGcgcatcttcctcagcctGCGTGGTTCAAAGACTATGCCGTCAATGTAGAGGAAAAGGACCCCAACAGTGTATTGAGCTTTTACCGACGGGCTTTAGGATTGAGAAAAGAGTTGCAAACTGCAGAGGAGCTCGAATGGGTGGAGAACCCAAACAAAGAAGTCTTGCATTTCCGAAGACCTGGTGGCTGGGAGGTAATTGTCAACATCGGCAAAGATTCTGTCGATCTGCCAAAGGgttccattcttcttaGTTCGTCTAGTAACGCTCTCAAGGGTAACAAAGTTCCTGGGGAAACGACTGTCTGGCTCAAGTCTGCGTAG
- a CDS encoding MFS transporter SP family general alpha glucoside:H+ symporter, with protein MSNDPITTEQAVLDNVKGDIEDYDDVVQSARQGMESEKSLSLKESLRRYPRAVAWSVLLSTSLVMEGFDIVLINNFYALPQFAQRYGVELEDGWSITAAWQAGLTNGANVGEIIGLCINGWASERFGYKKTMIGALMMMICAIFIPFFAQNIQTLLAGEILQGIPWGIFQTLTTAYAAEVSPVALRPYLTAYVNLCWVMGQLIASGVLRSALSMEGQWAYRLPFALQWIWPIPILIGCLFAPESPWWQVRKGRHDDARRTIRRLFSNPSDEEVENSLSLMKHTNAIEKTMAEGTSYLDCFRGVDLRRTEIAAAAWMVQNLCGSAFMGYSTFFLEQAGLPTTQAFNMSIAQYALGICGTVTSWTLMGRVGRRRLYLVGLAGLIIFLVVIGGLGFISVSNSGAQWAIGALLLVYTALYDATIGPVCYTIVGEISSTRLRAKTVVIARVAYNIIGIVNAVIMPYFLNSGKLNWGAKTGLFWGGFASLCFIWTFFRLPEAKGRTYGELDILFENKISARKFASTTVDQFAGHESQIDNIAVVETFDEKLSNKPSINHVEYVQAVPEK; from the exons ATGTCGAACGACCCAATTACCACCGAACAGGCGGTACTCGACAATGTCAAGGGTGATATCGAGGACTACGATGATGTTGTCCAGTCAGCTCGACAAGGTATGGAAAGCGAGAAATCGCTGTCTTTAAAGGAAAGTTTAAGACGCTATCCACGAGCGGTGGCCTGGTCCGTCTTGCTGTCCACATCGCT TGTCATGGAGGGCTTTGacatcgtcctcatcaatAACTTCTatgctcttcctcaattTGCTCAGAGATATGGggttgagcttgaagacgGTTGGTCCATCACTGCTGCGTGGCAAGCAGGTCTTACCAACGGTGCCAACGTTGGTGAAATCATCGGTCTCTGTATAAATGGCTGGGCCTCTGAGAGATTCGGTTACAAGAAGACAATGATTGGTGCC CttatgatgatgatttgtGCCATCTTtatccccttcttcgctcaaAATATTCAGACGCTGCTGGCAGGTGAGATCTTACAGGG GATCCCCTGGGGTATCTTCCAGACTTTGACTACCGCATACGCCGCCGAAGTCTCTCCAGTAGCTCTTCGACCATATCTCACGGCATATGTTAACCTCTGTTGGGTGATGGGTCAACTCATTGCTTCTGGAGTCCTTCGATCCGCTCTCTCAATGGAAGGCCAATGGGCTTATAGACTACCGTTCGCTCTTCAAT GGATTTGGCCTATTCCTATTTTAATTGGTTGCCTTTTTGCCCCTGAGTCACCTTGGTGGCAAGTGCGAAAAGGCAGACACGATGATGCTCGACGAACAATCCGGAGGCTCTTTAGCAACCCTTCtgatgaggaggttgaaaactctctctctctcatgAAACACACCAACGCCATTGAAAAGACCATGGCCGAAGGCACCAGTTATTTGGATTGCTTCAGAGGCGTCGATCTTCGTAGAACAGAGATTGCGGCTGCAGCATGGATGGTTCAGAATTTGTGTGGATCCG CATTCATGGGCTATtctaccttcttcttggagCAAGCTGGTCTCCCTACCACGCAGGCCTTTAATATGTCCATCGCCCAGTACGCTCTAGGTATCTGTGGGACTGTTACTTCATGG ACCCTCATGGGACGTGTCggccgaagaagattatATTTGGTTGGTCTGGCCGgcttgatcatcttccttgtaGTCATTGGTGGACTAGGCTTCATTTCAGTATCAAATTCGGGTGCTCA ATGGGCCATCGGGGCTTTGCTTCTCGTCTACACTGCATTGTATGATGCGACTATTGGTCCTGTCTGTTACACCATTGTCGGTGAAATTTCCTCAACTCGACTCAGGGCCAAGACTGTTGT CATTGCTCGAGTTGCATACAACATTATTGGTATCGTGAACGCTGTTATCATGCCTTATTTCCTTAACTCTGGGAAGTTGAATTGGGGCGCCAAGACAGGCTTGTTTTGGGGCGGGTTCGCGTCCTTGTGTTTCATTTGGACGTTCTTCAGGCTTCCCGAAGCCAAAGGCAGGACATATGGTGAACTCGACATTCTCTTTGAAAACAAAATTTCCGCCAGGAAATTCGCTTCGACGACCGTTGATCAGTTCGCTGGTCACGAAAGCCAAATAGACAATATCGCTGTCGTCGAAACATTTGACGAGAAACTGTCCAACAAGCCTTCAATTAACCACGTGGAGTACGTTCAAGCGGTTCCTGAGAAGTAG